The segment TGGGGCACGTAGCCGGGTGCCTGGCTACCGCCCTGCGGTGCGGGCTGCGCGTAGGCCGGGCGGTTGCCGAAGCCGGGACGAAGGCCGGCGTTCGACGCGGCCTTATTGGCGTTACGGACAGAGATGTGGACGTATCCGGATGCAACTGACATGGATTGCTTACCTCAGGGTGAATAGCCGTCATCGCGGCTTCGAATGCTGATCTAGTCCCCGCAATGAGATGGGGAGGGGCGCCCGACGCTGGGCAGTGGGCGAATGCCTGAAACTTTTTGGGGTTGAAAGTTAGGCATGCATTCGACAACAGCTCATCGAAGAACCAGCGGGTGCGCTGGCTTCGATCGCTGCGGCTGCAGATGCTGTTGAGTTCTTGTTCACATTTGAAGTGTGCAACGTAACAAAGGGAACATGCAAGTAACAATGGACCAAATGGTCCACATTTTGAGACGAATCGCACTATTGTGCCGCACATCACAATTCACATATTGCTAAATGTGAGCCATTCTCGTTCGTCACAGTGGACGTCTTGACGGCAATATTCGAAGATAATTTTACCAGAATGGCATTTTTTGAATATTGAGTTACGTCACGCGCTTGCCCTTGAATCTCGCGATATGAAACAACCCTTGTCCAATCCTGGAACGGTGTCTCATGAAAATTCCCTGGTAAATCGTCTGCTAGGGCCTTTACAAACGCCCCCAGCCTCACGCCGCGTCGGTGGTTTCCAGCTTCGACCCAGGCCCCTGGCTTGGACCGGTACATGTCGGCATCGGCCTCCATGAGAAGCTGCCGCGGCAATTCTTCCCGTGCGTCGGGAAGCATCGGCCTCATCTCGGTTGTCACCGATTGGCCTACCGCGACCTCGACACGCAGCTTGGACTCTCCCACCAGGCACTCCGGATCGAAGCTGTTCAAGATGCGGGAAGCGACCACGGCGATTTCCTCGGGCGATTCCAGGGCCGGAGGAAGAATGACGAATTCATCACCGGTGTAGCACGCGACCGTATCGATGCCGTGGACCGCCCCGGCGAGGCGTCCGGCGACATGGCCGAGGACTTGGTCCCCCGCGGCGTGGCCATAGGTGTGATTGATGTCCCCGAACCCATGTGGTCGAAGAGAACCAAGCGATATTGCTCCGTCAGGAACGGGAGAATCCGGTCCCACATCTTCTGGTCCATGCCAAAACCGTGGGCGAACATCAGGACCTGGCCGTCCAAGGCCCCCAAGACCGTGACGTTGTGCCGCTCAACCATCGACACGGTCATGGGAACCCCACCTTTTCTGTGCTACCGGGCCGACCCGCTCCCGCACTATCCGCACTATCCGCACTATCCGCACTATCCGCACTATCCGCACTATCCGCACTATCCGCACCGGGATCGTCCATGAGCCCACGTCCAGCCTCTTGTCATCCCACTGCGGCATGTTGCCCGAAGCAAGACAGGACTATGCAAGTCACATCGTATCCGGCGTCTCACCTCCCCGCATCGTCTCTCCTGGCCGGCCGCCGTAACGCTGTCAACTACGCTCAGTGAGGGTTAGTTGGTGGTGCCCGATCCTTGGGAACTTGATGCGGTTGCAGTCACGATCTGAATGGACTGGGCCGTGTACTTGTCGGATTCCTTGAGCGCAGTGACCCTCACGTTGGATCCGGACTTCACATCGGCAAGGGTCAGAGTCGTGCCAGTGCTTCCGCCTCCGCGTTGCCGCATGCCTTCCGCCACCACGACGTCCGTTCCCAGAGCATAGCTGCGGGTGAATCCATCTCCGCTCTTGACTGTCATGGAGCTTGCCGAAATATCAGTGACCGTACCCAGCTGGCCCGCCATGGTGACGTAGCTGCCGTTCTGGAGGACCACATATTCCGAGTGGACTGCAGCGTTCAGGCCGCCCATGCCCACCCCGAGGCCGCCCGGACCTGCGTTCGTCCCGCCTGGGCCACCGAATCCGCCCTGGCCGTTCTGCCCGGCGCCCGGCCCCTGCGTGTTGGTGCTATCAGCTGCCGCGGTCCCGTTTCCTGCGGCATATGCACCGGCTCCTGCCGCCGCAGCGACCACGACCGCGACG is part of the Arthrobacter methylotrophus genome and harbors:
- a CDS encoding GGDEF domain-containing protein; amino-acid sequence: MGPDSPVPDGAISLGSLRPHGFGDINHTYGHAAGDQVLGHVAGRLAGAVHGIDTVACYTGDEFVILPPALESPEEIAVVASRILNSFDPECLVGESKLRVEVAVGQSVTTEMRPMLPDAREELPRQLLMEADADMYRSKPGAWVEAGNHRRGVRLGAFVKALADDLPGNFHETPFQDWTRVVSYREIQGQARDVTQYSKNAILVKLSSNIAVKTSTVTNENGSHLAICEL